The genomic window AGAGCGGAGTGcagtaaaaaaatcgaaattccgTGATTTATATTGACAATTAATTTTAGAGTCCTTAGTCTGTATAATACGATTACAAATTCAATTGCAGAACAATTCTTAATATATCTGTTGGAATGttattatgaataaaatttgttgtataATAATTCAGCTTCACGCATTCCGTTCTTCCATGTATTTATAGGAACTcccatatttttgaaattctcattaatttgctttcatattttttttaaacaaaataacaaactcAAAATATACCCACTACCCCCATGTATTTcaataaatgcattaaaaagTATAATTACTCtttacccatacatacatataaatataatatattgcgtTTCCTTATCACCTCTAAGTGTTTATATCCATATATCCCTCTTTAACtatatacacaaaaataaagaattgaaGATCACTGTCATCACTTTAAAGCATCAAATGTGAGATATtcgtactacatacatacatacgcacctaCGCGCATTTTATATAGCTAATTCTACCTTACTAAGGCACTCTTATGATGTCGACGTTACGCGATAAATGCGCCAGTCCCACTTGGTTCTCTGTAAATAGcagaatatatgaaaaaaattatcatttcgCATTTAAACTTCTTATAACCTCTCCAGATTACCTCTTTTCGCTACATTGTACGACTTTTCGCAGCTTATATGGCACAGTAAGTACAACACTAACAAAGCCAGTGGCAAAGACAAGGCTGCGAAAATAAGGTACAACCGTAGATATTTGAAAATCCCGGCCGCTTGTTGTTCTTCGTTGTGCGGCGGCAGACATTTGAACCCATTTGCTATAGATCGCTGAAATCCTTCGAAGCAGATGCAAACATCGGGCTCCTTGCAAAAACCATTCACACATCCAGTGTACTTATTGCCAATCAATTCGCCGCAACGTGCAATACAGATATCCTCATGAATGTGCTCCTGCAGCACGTAACCCTCCTCGCAGATGCATTCGTTCTTGTAGCAAGTTCCGTTTGTACAGCGTCGAATGCATCTCAATTCGAATCCGATGTCGGTACCACTAAAATCTCCCGAGTTATCGCTATTATCCTCTTCACTATCCTCCTCGTCGGACGGATTGGCGAAGCCGGCAAACATTCGACCCGCTCTCCCCACAGTAGTCGACTTCATAACTTCACTACCTGATTCAGTGGGATTTATTGTAGAAGTGGTTTCAGCTGAACTGTCGTCAGAGTTATCTTTGCAAATTCCTGGCGCAATGCAGCTTCCAGGGGCGCAATCCCCTCCACAAACAGGTTCACATTCGTTTCGAGTCGAACTCATATATCCAGCGTCACATTTACAAATCTCAGGCGCTATGCACCGACCATTCTCGCATGTTGTAGAGCAAATGGGTGTACAAACATTAGAACCCATCTTCGAGAAACCATTATTACATACACATGTCTCAGGAGCTATGCACTGTCCATTTGAACAATTATTGGAGCAGATGGGCTGGCAAACATTCAGGTCAGTCATTGAGTACCCTTTACTACACGCGCAGGTTTCGGGAGCTACGCATTGACCATTTGGGCAACCATTCGAGCAGATAGGCTCACAAGCATTCGAGTCCGTCTTTATGAAACCGTCATTACATTCGCAGGTCTCCGGAGCAATGCAACGACCATTCGGACAACCGTTAGAGCAGACAGACTCACATATATTCGGGTCGGTCATCGAGAATTCTTTGTGACATTCGCAGGTTTCGGGAGCAATGCAACGACCATTCGGACAACCGTTAGAGCAGACAGGCTCACAAACATTCGGGTCAGTCATCGAGAATCCTTTGTGACATTCACAAGCTTCCGGAGCTATGCATTGACCATTCGGACAACCGTTAGAGCAGACAGGCTCACAAATATTCGGGTCAGCCATCGAGAATCCTTTGTGACATTCGCAGGTTTCCGGAGCTGCACATCGACCATTCGGACAACCGTTAGAGCAGACAGGCTCACAAACATTCGGGTCAGTCATCGAGAATCCTTTGAGACATTCGCAGGTTTCCGGAGCTGCACATCGACCATTCGGACAGCCGTTAGAGCAGACAGGCTCACAAACATTCGGGTCAGTCATCGAGAATCCTTTGAGACATTCACAAGCTTCCGGAGCTATGCATTGGCCATTCGGACAACCGTTAGAGCAGACAGGCTCACAAATATTCAAGTCAGCCACCGAGAATCCTTTGAGACATTCGCAGGTTTCAGGAGCAACGCAACGACCATTCGGACAACCGTTAGAGCAGACAGGCTCACAAATATTCGGGTCAGTCATCGAGAATCCTTTGAGACATTCGCAGGTTTCGGGAGCAATGCAACGACCATTCGAACAACCGTTAGAGCAGACAGGCTCACAAATATTCGGGTCAGTCATCGAGAATCCTTTGAGACATTCGCAGGTTTCGGGAGCAATGCAACGACCATTCGGACAACCGTTAGAGCAGACAGGCTCACAAATATTCGGGTCAGTCATCGAGAATCCTTTGAGACATTCACAAGCTTCCGGAGCTATGCATTGGCCATTCGGACAACCGTTAGAGCAGACAGGCTCACAAATATTCAAGTCAGCCACCGAGAATCCTTTGAGACATTCGCAGGTTTCCGGAGCTACACATTGGCCATTCGGACAACCGTTAGAGCAGACAGGCTCACAAACATTCGGGTCAGTCATCGAGAATCCTTTGAGACATTCGCAGGTCTCCGGAGCTACACATCGACCATTCGGACAGCCGTTAGAGCAGACAGGCTCACAAACATTCGGGTCAGTCATCGAGAATCCTTTGAGACATTCGCAGGTTTCGGGAGCAATGCAACGACCATTCGGACAACCGTTAGAGCAGACAGGCTCACAAATATTCGGGTCAGTCATCGAGAATCCTTTGAGACATTCGCAGGTTTCGGGAGCAATGCAACGACCATTCGGACAACCGTTAGAGCAGACAGGCTCACAAATATTCGGGTCAGTCATCGAGAACCCTTTGAGACATTCGCAGGTTTCGGGAGCAATGCAACGACCATTCGGACAGCCGTTAGAGCAGACAGGCTCACAAATATTCGGGTCAGTCATCGAGAATCCTTTGAGACATTCGCAGGTTTCGGGAGCAATGCAACGACCACTCGGACAGCCGTTAGAGCAGACAGGCTCACAAACATTCGGGTCAGTCATCGAGAACCCTTTGAGACATTCGCAGGTTTCGGGAGCAATGCAACGACCATTCGGACAACCGTTAGAGCAGACAGGCTCACAAACATTCGGGTCAGTCATCGAGAATCCTTTGAGACATTCGCAGGTCTCCGGAGCTACACATAGACCGTTCGGACAACCGTGAGAGCAGACCGGCTCACAAACATTCGGGTCAGCCATCGAGAATCCTTTGAGGCATTCGCAGGTTTCCGGAGCTACACATCGGCCATTCGGACAACCTTTAGAGCAGACAGGCTCACAAATATTCGGGTCAGTCATCGAGAATCCTTTGAGACATTCGCAGGTTTCGGGAGCAATGCAACGACCATTCGGACAACCGTTAGAGCAGACAGGCTTACAAATATTCGGGTCAGTCATCGAGAATCCTTTGAGACATTCACAAGCTTCCGGAGCTACACATAGACCGTTCGGACAACCGTGAGAGCAGACCGGCTCACAAACATTCGGGTCAGCCATCGAGAATCCTTTGAGACATTCGCAGTTTTCCGGAGCTACACATCGGCCATTCGGACAACCTTTAGAGCAGACAGGCTCACACACATTCGGGTCAGTCATCGAGAATCCTTTGAGACATTCGAAGGTCTCCGGAGCTACGCATCGACCATTTGGGCAGGCGTTAGAGCAGACGGGCTCACAAACGTTCGTAACGCTTAATGCATATCCTTTGTTACATTCACAATATGAAGGCAATGTACAGCGTCCGTTTGGACATCCTTCCGGGCAGTCTGGTACGCAATTTTCACCATCCATTTTGTACCCGTTATCACAAGCGCAGGTATTAGGGGCAATACATTTTCCATTCTCACAACTGGTCATGCAAAACGGTTCACAAACACTAGCGGATACTTTTGTATAGCCCACAGAGCATTCACAACTATTCGGCGCAGCGCAAAATCCATTAATACATTCATCCAAGCAAAAAGGTTGGCATGTTTTATTGCTAGATTTTTGGTAACCACTCGCGCATTCGCAAACATTTGGAGCACGACATATTCCATGAATGCAACCATCCTGGCAGATTGGCTTGCACTGACCAGTTGCATCTTTTTCGTAGCCAGCTTTGCAGACGCATTGATTGGGAGCGACACAGTCGCCATTCTGACAATCGTTGCATTGCGGCTCACAGTTACCTCCACTATTGGGCTGGTAGCCCGGCAAACAAACGCATTTGCCCGGTGAAACACAATTACCGTTTCGGCAAGCTGGTGTACAGACGGGCGCACACTGACCGGTGGCGTTCCGCGCATAGCCTCTATTACAAACGCAGTTGCCCGGCGCACTGCAAAAACCATTCTTGCAGTTGTCACATTGCGGTAAGCAGCTGTTGGCGAGAAAGttggtttcaaaaattttcttattatcTTTTTCCAGCAAATTATGATACATTGAAGctttacataggtacatatttcATCTATTTTTACTTTGTGGTATAAAATAATTTAGCAAATACAAATAGTGCGAAACAATTTGCATAGGAAAAAAGGAtacacatgttttttttttttaattacttttcacATATTACAAAGGCATCGCACTATTTATAGGTTTATATTCACTCCAGCTTTTGCTGCTAATGGATCGTTCGTTTTGCACCTACCGATAGTTATTGAATTTCTTGTAGCCAGCATTGCACTCGCACTTGCCCGGTTTGACACATTTGCCATTGAAACAACCCGTTGGACAATAAGGCTTGCATTCGCCGTTAACTTTCTTAAATCCAACACAGCAAAACCGAACTTTACGTAGTTCTTTTCGGCCATTAACCACTTGAACTTTAACCTTTGTGCAATATTGCGCCGTGACGCTGGTCCCACAAAGGATAAAGCAAATCCACAAAGTAGGCAATCGCATTTCTAAAAGCTTAGTTTTCCGTTAATAGTATGCAGCTCACGTCAAATCCGAAATCCAACTGATTGCGACATTCAAAGGAAAGGAAAAATATTATGCCGCATGTTATGTATTTAGCAGAAATGGGTTTGTAGATCTACACACGTACAGGCAAACTCATACACATAAGcacacacatatgcaagtataaaaaaaagtattagcaATGCAGATATGGGCATAAAACTATGTACGTGTACACATACATAGACACACATATATGCAAGTgaatatatttgaatatatatttaaagtcGTAGCTGTCCCGTATCTGCAAactatacgtacatatacacacacacgtaaTTTATACACATACCAATCTACAATTAGTTTTAATCCCGACAATGAATGGTCTTATTAATGAAACTGTTCCTTCATATAttcacgcacacacgcacacacacacacttatacgCACGTATTTGATTGACATACACACATCCGTCCGTTCTCATAGTGATAActtccatataaattatatttgctAAAGCTATAAATACAAAGCCTCACTTATCGCTGCTGCCGCCGCGGCATATGCAGCCTGTCAAGCTTTGTTTTAAGAACCATTAAGCAAAATATTGCAACAATTTATGAAATCTTAGTAAAACATTTGCTTCTGAGAAATTCTCGAAATACCAATTTTCCAAATACTTGTGCACTTTTGTTTCCTTGCATGGTTTTCCTTGtggagaaaaatatgaaaatattgtaaatcgGCCCACTGGCGTGCTTACGtcccaaataaattaaaatatatagtaagtacacataaaaaataatgtctAGCATTCGTCATATGGAGGAAAACACCCAGCACCGTCAGGAGAAAAACTTgtcaaaaataaacttaattttagAGTCacatgaaacttgcactttgccaTAATGAAATTCAATGGATTGTAAAAGTACATACCGCAAATTTTTCCAGGaactttgattaaaaagtttgaaattttaatgaaaattcgtCGAATCTTTggattatacttttttttgttgtatcataaacagtaattttataaaataatagttgaaattaaaaaataaataaataaatagtcaaaacttgtcaatatgtgaTGTATACTTTCTCTTGACGCTGAAATGTGGGTGCCCTTTTTCACTTAAACAAAATGGGCTTGTCCACTTTACAAGTTCTTGATAAACCATGAAATAatagtaaacaaacaaatatcggGAAATGTCTCCATTTCATAGTCCCCAATCGAAATGCCAAAAATGGAAACGAGCCCACGCATATTTGGATGCcacttaaataaaagaaaacactcaacatcgtatgcaaaaaacaaaatataattaaaaaatcaatgcaaatttGAAGCGCCGTGCCACTTTGTGATACTGGAATTAAATGGATTatggctataaaactgcttatCCGAAATTTTTCCAcacattctgattaaaaagttgaaaatttttgata from Anastrepha ludens isolate Willacy chromosome 5, idAnaLude1.1, whole genome shotgun sequence includes these protein-coding regions:
- the LOC128864091 gene encoding fibrillin-2; translated protein: MRLPTLWICFILCGTSVTAQYCTKVKVQVVNGRKELRKVRFCCVGFKKVNGECKPYCPTGCFNGKCVKPGKCECNAGYKKFNNYRCLPQCDNCKNGFCSAPGNCVCNRGYARNATGQCAPVCTPACRNGNCVSPGKCVCLPGYQPNSGGNCEPQCNDCQNGDCVAPNQCVCKAGYEKDATGQCKPICQDGCIHGICRAPNVCECASGYQKSSNKTCQPFCLDECINGFCAAPNSCECSVGYTKVSASVCEPFCMTSCENGKCIAPNTCACDNGYKMDGENCVPDCPEGCPNGRCTLPSYCECNKGYALSVTNVCEPVCSNACPNGRCVAPETFECLKGFSMTDPNVCEPVCSKGCPNGRCVAPENCECLKGFSMADPNVCEPVCSHGCPNGLCVAPEACECLKGFSMTDPNICKPVCSNGCPNGRCIAPETCECLKGFSMTDPNICEPVCSKGCPNGRCVAPETCECLKGFSMADPNVCEPVCSHGCPNGLCVAPETCECLKGFSMTDPNVCEPVCSNGCPNGRCIAPETCECLKGFSMTDPNVCEPVCSNGCPSGRCIAPETCECLKGFSMTDPNICEPVCSNGCPNGRCIAPETCECLKGFSMTDPNICEPVCSNGCPNGRCIAPETCECLKGFSMTDPNICEPVCSNGCPNGRCIAPETCECLKGFSMTDPNVCEPVCSNGCPNGRCVAPETCECLKGFSMTDPNVCEPVCSNGCPNGQCVAPETCECLKGFSVADLNICEPVCSNGCPNGQCIAPEACECLKGFSMTDPNICEPVCSNGCPNGRCIAPETCECLKGFSMTDPNICEPVCSNGCSNGRCIAPETCECLKGFSMTDPNICEPVCSNGCPNGRCVAPETCECLKGFSVADLNICEPVCSNGCPNGQCIAPEACECLKGFSMTDPNVCEPVCSNGCPNGRCAAPETCECLKGFSMTDPNVCEPVCSNGCPNGRCAAPETCECHKGFSMADPNICEPVCSNGCPNGQCIAPEACECHKGFSMTDPNVCEPVCSNGCPNGRCIAPETCECHKEFSMTDPNICESVCSNGCPNGRCIAPETCECNDGFIKTDSNACEPICSNGCPNGQCVAPETCACSKGYSMTDLNVCQPICSNNCSNGQCIAPETCVCNNGFSKMGSNVCTPICSTTCENGRCIAPEICKCDAGYMSSTRNECEPVCGGDCAPGSCIAPGICKDNSDDSSAETTSTINPTESGSEVMKSTTVGRAGRMFAGFANPSDEEDSEEDNSDNSGDFSGTDIGFELRCIRRCTNGTCYKNECICEEGYVLQEHIHEDICIARCGELIGNKYTGCVNGFCKEPDVCICFEGFQRSIANGFKCLPPHNEEQQAAGIFKYLRLYLIFAALSLPLALLVLYLLCHISCEKSYNVAKRENQVGLAHLSRNVDIIRVP